One Gemmatimonadota bacterium DNA segment encodes these proteins:
- the prfB gene encoding peptide chain release factor 2 (programmed frameshift) gives MMEPSEIKNALEACRSQLAYLGGAFDIENRQEETVRLEVVMGEPDFWNNQAQAQAVSRQISDHKKVIDQWNEMDSQAEDLETLFEMAAEEDDRDAFDEIEDGVRSLRSLLEAAMLQSMLSAPDDTKNAIVSIHPGAGGTESQDWAEMLMRMYLRWMESRDYAFDTLDLQPGDEAGIKSVSIEVTGEYAYGYLKAEAGVHRLVRISPFDSNHRRHTSFASVSVLPEIDDPGDIDLNESDLEIDVYRASGAGGQHVNKTSSAVRITHKPSGIVVQCQSERSQHRNRESAMKVLMSRLYQQRQEAIREKRERLEGDKKEIAWGSQIRSYVFHPYTMVKDHRTGTEVGNIQSVMNGGIDTFIEDYLRRDDSVEST, from the exons ATGATGGAACCATCCGAAATCAAGAATGCGCTGGAAGCATGCCGAAGTCAACTGGCCTATCTC GGAGGGGCCTTTGACATAGAAAACAGGCAGGAAGAGACGGTTCGCCTCGAAGTCGTCATGGGGGAGCCGGACTTCTGGAACAACCAGGCGCAGGCCCAGGCCGTCAGCAGGCAGATCAGCGACCACAAGAAGGTCATCGATCAGTGGAACGAAATGGACAGCCAGGCCGAAGACCTGGAGACGCTCTTTGAAATGGCCGCCGAGGAGGATGACCGGGACGCCTTCGACGAGATAGAAGACGGCGTGCGGTCGCTGCGGAGCCTCCTGGAAGCGGCGATGCTGCAGAGCATGCTGTCCGCCCCCGACGATACGAAGAACGCCATCGTTTCCATACATCCCGGAGCGGGCGGCACGGAGTCGCAGGACTGGGCCGAAATGCTCATGCGCATGTACCTCCGCTGGATGGAATCCCGGGATTACGCCTTCGATACCCTGGATCTGCAGCCAGGCGACGAAGCCGGCATCAAGAGTGTATCCATCGAGGTAACCGGCGAATACGCGTACGGCTACCTCAAGGCGGAAGCCGGTGTCCACCGCCTCGTCCGCATCTCGCCCTTCGACTCGAATCACCGGCGGCACACCTCTTTCGCCTCGGTTTCTGTGCTGCCTGAAATCGACGATCCGGGCGATATCGATCTCAACGAGTCGGACCTCGAGATCGACGTCTACCGGGCCAGCGGCGCCGGCGGCCAGCACGTGAACAAGACCTCGTCGGCCGTGCGCATCACCCACAAGCCCTCCGGCATTGTCGTCCAGTGCCAGTCGGAGCGCTCCCAGCACCGCAACCGGGAAAGCGCCATGAAGGTGCTGATGTCCCGCCTCTACCAGCAGCGCCAGGAGGCGATCCGAGAGAAAAGGGAACGCCTCGAAGGAGATAAGAAGGAGATCGCCTGGGGCAGCCAGATCCGGTCCTACGTATTCCATCCCTACACCATGGTCAAGGACCACCGTACCGGTACGGAAGTCGGAAACATACAGTCCGTGATGAACGGCGGAATCGACACGTTCATCGAGGACTATCTCCGACGCGACGATTCCGTCGAAAGCACCTAG
- the lysS gene encoding lysine--tRNA ligase, translating into MRTRGIDPYPVRYDVSHPAQTILEQAEDLIESAGPVTVAGRIVSKRGHGKSGFAHLLDRTGRIQVYVRLDRVGSGEYEIYDQLIEVGDFLGVKGAVFRTRTGEITVMADELKLLSKSLRALPEKWHGLRDVETRYRQRYVDLIINPGVKEVFLKRSRLIRSIQRFMDDEGFVEVETPILQPLYGGALARPFKTHHQALDMPLYMRIADELYLKRLIVGSMERVYEIGHDFRNEGIDRTHNPEFTMLEFYIAYVDYRYIMDLVERLFVRVFQEVNGTLNHTYQDQPIDMTPPWPRLSMLDAIREHAEVDVSGLATAELAAVCGDRGLDVNAELGRGKMIDELFERFVQDRLVNPTFITDYPVEISPLAKRHRENPDLTERFELFICGSEFANAFSELNDPVDQRRRFEEQAEMQRKGDGEAHAMDHDYLRAMEYGMPPTGGCGIGIDRLAMLITDSANIKDVLLFPHLRRESSDGAT; encoded by the coding sequence ATCCGCACGCGCGGCATCGATCCCTACCCCGTCCGCTACGACGTTTCCCATCCCGCCCAGACCATACTCGAACAGGCGGAAGACCTGATCGAATCCGCCGGGCCAGTCACGGTGGCGGGCCGGATTGTATCCAAGCGGGGGCATGGCAAGTCCGGCTTTGCCCACCTGCTCGACCGAACCGGCCGGATCCAGGTCTACGTCCGTCTCGACCGGGTAGGCTCCGGCGAATACGAAATCTATGACCAGTTGATCGAGGTGGGCGATTTCCTGGGGGTAAAGGGCGCAGTCTTCAGGACCCGTACCGGTGAGATCACCGTCATGGCGGATGAACTGAAACTGCTGTCCAAGTCCCTCCGCGCCCTGCCCGAAAAGTGGCACGGCCTGCGGGATGTCGAAACACGGTACCGGCAGCGCTACGTGGACCTGATCATCAACCCCGGCGTCAAGGAGGTATTCCTCAAGCGCTCGCGGCTCATCCGGTCCATCCAGCGGTTCATGGACGACGAGGGATTCGTCGAGGTCGAAACGCCGATCCTCCAGCCCCTGTACGGAGGCGCGCTGGCACGGCCCTTCAAAACGCACCACCAGGCCCTGGACATGCCGCTTTACATGCGTATAGCCGATGAGCTCTATCTCAAGCGGCTCATCGTCGGCAGCATGGAGCGCGTATACGAAATAGGGCACGACTTCCGCAACGAAGGGATCGACCGTACCCACAACCCAGAATTCACCATGCTGGAGTTCTACATCGCCTACGTGGACTACCGGTATATCATGGACCTGGTGGAGCGGCTCTTCGTCCGTGTCTTCCAGGAAGTCAACGGCACGCTGAACCACACGTACCAGGACCAGCCCATCGACATGACCCCGCCCTGGCCGCGGCTTTCCATGCTCGACGCCATACGGGAGCACGCAGAGGTCGACGTTTCCGGCCTGGCGACAGCGGAGCTCGCGGCAGTATGCGGGGATCGGGGCCTCGATGTAAACGCCGAACTGGGCAGGGGCAAGATGATCGACGAGCTCTTCGAGCGCTTCGTACAGGACCGCCTGGTGAATCCCACCTTTATCACAGATTATCCCGTGGAGATATCCCCCCTGGCCAAGCGACACCGGGAAAACCCCGATCTCACCGAACGATTCGAGCTGTTCATCTGCGGGAGCGAATTCGCCAACGCGTTCTCCGAGTTGAACGACCCGGTGGACCAGCGCCGCCGGTTCGAAGAGCAGGCGGAAATGCAACGCAAGGGCGACGGGGAAGCTCACGCCATGGATCACGACTACCTCCGGGCGATGGAATACGGCATGCCGCCCACCGGGGGCTGCGGTATCGGAATCGACCGGCTGGCCATGCTGATCACGGACTCCGCGAACATCAAGGACGTACTCCTCTTTCCCCATCTGCGCAGGGAATCATCTGATGGCGCTACGTAA
- a CDS encoding ABC transporter permease: MALRKRWSYEWFIALRYLRSKRQTRFVSIITYISVGGVLVGVAALVIVLSLFNGFESEVRERIIGERAHINVYSLLGDGSISGYDPLLDIILSVDEVVSAAPYVQEKAVCTPVPATRSAAAGVIVLGLDVESGRLVTNLKENIAFGSLDLTAAPDPGNPEGRPLPGIVLGRGLADQLGVIVGEKVALGNIQSFSLTSALTPYIRPYRVTGLSETGFYEYDASSVYVSLDEAQKLFRLGDDINGIAVRVSDRDEARRIADVIEADLNRYTEETADSSVASTSSVAYFTVDWMQRHKGLFRWMTLEKWGSFAILNLIILVAAFNIASTLIMVVLEKTRDIGILKSMGATGASVTRVFIIQGSVVGIVGTLLGCLIGYVLCWMQFTFEFISLPPEIYLIDALPVRVDILDFVSVAAGSMLICLLAAVYPARKAAGLVPVEAIRHE, translated from the coding sequence ATGGCGCTACGTAAACGCTGGTCATACGAGTGGTTCATCGCCCTGCGGTATCTACGCTCCAAGCGGCAGACCCGCTTCGTCTCCATTATCACCTATATATCCGTCGGCGGCGTGCTCGTGGGCGTGGCCGCGCTGGTCATCGTCCTCTCCCTGTTCAACGGCTTCGAGAGCGAAGTACGGGAACGCATCATCGGGGAACGGGCGCATATCAACGTGTACTCGCTGCTTGGCGATGGTTCCATTTCCGGATACGATCCGCTGCTTGACATCATCCTGTCGGTGGACGAGGTGGTCTCGGCCGCACCCTACGTGCAGGAGAAGGCCGTTTGCACGCCGGTTCCCGCCACGCGCAGCGCGGCGGCAGGCGTAATCGTGCTCGGACTGGACGTCGAATCGGGCCGCCTGGTCACGAACCTCAAGGAGAACATCGCCTTCGGGTCCCTGGATCTGACGGCCGCGCCCGATCCGGGCAACCCGGAGGGAAGGCCGCTGCCCGGTATCGTCCTGGGCCGGGGACTCGCCGATCAGCTGGGGGTCATCGTCGGTGAAAAGGTGGCCCTGGGCAATATACAGAGTTTCTCCCTGACCTCGGCACTCACTCCCTACATCCGGCCCTACCGTGTCACCGGCCTTTCGGAAACCGGCTTCTACGAGTACGACGCATCCTCCGTGTACGTTTCCCTGGACGAGGCCCAGAAGCTGTTCCGGCTCGGCGACGATATCAACGGAATCGCCGTGAGAGTTTCCGACCGGGACGAGGCACGGCGCATTGCCGACGTGATCGAAGCGGATCTCAACCGGTACACGGAGGAGACGGCCGATTCATCTGTTGCGTCAACCTCGTCTGTAGCGTATTTTACGGTAGACTGGATGCAGCGGCACAAGGGGTTGTTCCGGTGGATGACCCTCGAGAAATGGGGTTCTTTCGCCATACTCAACCTGATCATCCTGGTGGCCGCGTTCAATATCGCCAGCACCCTGATCATGGTCGTGCTGGAGAAAACCAGGGACATCGGCATTCTGAAGTCCATGGGGGCTACCGGCGCCAGCGTAACCAGGGTGTTCATCATCCAGGGTTCCGTGGTCGGCATCGTCGGCACCCTGCTCGGCTGTCTGATCGGTTATGTGCTCTGCTGGATGCAGTTTACGTTTGAATTCATCTCCCTGCCGCCGGAGATCTATCTGATTGATGCGCTGCCCGTAAGGGTCGACATACTTGATTTCGTCAGCGTTGCCGCAGGTTCCATGCTGATCTGCTTGCTCGCGGCCGTCTATCCGGCCAGGAAAGCCGCCGGACTGGTTCCGGTCGAAGCGATACGACATGAGTAG
- a CDS encoding ABC transporter ATP-binding protein: protein MSSEAPRDGLEAPGGTVAADCSPETDGTSSNGAVLSARALTRSFFSGAGRLDILKGIDIDVRRGDIVAIQGASGAGKSTLLHILGTLDRPTSGQVFIGETNAFELPEDGLAEFRNRTVGFVFQAHHLLPEFTALENVMMPLLVGRSPWDSARERAESLLGEVGLGKRLDHKPVELSGGEQQRVAVARALVGRPHVVLADEPSGNLDRGNGRALLDLMWDMSRRYRQAFVLVTHDEDIGRRSDRIYRLEDGLLNAVAGRERG, encoded by the coding sequence ATGAGTAGCGAAGCGCCACGGGATGGACTGGAGGCGCCCGGAGGAACGGTCGCGGCCGACTGTTCGCCCGAAACGGACGGGACATCCTCGAACGGCGCAGTGCTGAGCGCCAGGGCGCTGACCCGGAGTTTCTTTTCCGGCGCCGGCCGTCTCGACATTCTGAAGGGCATCGACATCGACGTTCGGCGCGGGGATATCGTGGCGATTCAGGGGGCTTCCGGCGCGGGCAAAAGCACCCTGCTGCATATCCTCGGGACGCTGGACCGGCCCACCTCCGGCCAGGTTTTCATCGGCGAAACGAACGCCTTCGAACTTCCGGAAGACGGGCTGGCGGAATTCAGGAATCGCACGGTGGGCTTCGTGTTTCAGGCCCACCACCTTCTCCCGGAGTTTACGGCTCTCGAGAACGTGATGATGCCCCTGCTGGTGGGAAGAAGTCCGTGGGATTCGGCGCGTGAGCGGGCCGAAAGCCTGCTGGGGGAGGTCGGACTGGGGAAGCGCCTCGACCACAAGCCCGTGGAGTTGTCCGGCGGGGAGCAGCAGCGCGTCGCCGTGGCCAGGGCCCTGGTAGGCCGTCCGCACGTCGTTCTCGCGGACGAGCCCTCCGGAAACTTGGACCGCGGGAACGGGCGGGCCCTGCTGGATCTGATGTGGGACATGTCCCGCAGATACCGCCAGGCTTTTGTCCTGGTCACGCACGACGAGGACATAGGTCGCCGGTCGGACCGGATCTACCGGCTGGAAGACGGCCTGCTGAACGCGGTGGCGGGCCGGGAGCGCGGATGA
- a CDS encoding UvrB/UvrC motif-containing protein, producing MKSTTCPQCGMSTAEFGKSGQLGCAVCYRVFKDTLVPLFKQIHGYEFHRGKIPESDPSRQQTRRALIDLRRALKKAVGQEAYEQAAKLRDRINELERGSEWHHAMHG from the coding sequence ATGAAATCGACCACCTGTCCACAGTGCGGCATGTCGACCGCTGAATTCGGCAAATCGGGCCAGCTGGGATGCGCCGTATGCTACCGCGTCTTCAAGGATACGCTGGTACCGCTTTTCAAGCAGATTCACGGCTACGAATTCCATCGGGGAAAGATCCCGGAATCGGATCCGTCGCGGCAGCAGACGCGCCGTGCGCTGATCGACCTGAGGCGCGCGTTGAAAAAAGCGGTCGGACAGGAAGCCTACGAACAGGCCGCGAAATTGCGAGACCGCATAAACGAGCTGGAACGCGGCTCGGAATGGCATCACGCGATGCATGGATGA
- a CDS encoding protein arginine kinase — translation MENPYSDLAGKVPQWCDPEGEAAELVISSRARLARNLTTLPFVHRTIKNERFRVIEQVDRAVRSGGDVARAAYLSLMDTSELDRKVLVERRLISPALADGTRPAGVFVGPGETYSLMVNEEDHLRLQAIRGGLQVRAAWQEADKIDTELSKTLDFAFSDEFGYLTTCPSNTGTGMRLSVLIHLPGLTLADQMDHVARAMEEIGFTVRGLYGEGTGRSGNMYQVSNQWTLGHTEQEIVERLDRVARRLAHYEERACDALMGGARRQTEDRVARSYGLLKHARLLSEKEALDALSLLRMGAYLGLPNGMESTRFNRLLISIQSAHVRMNSGRSLTDEELDERRAELVRAHMEN, via the coding sequence ATGGAAAACCCGTATTCCGACCTGGCGGGCAAGGTGCCGCAGTGGTGCGACCCCGAGGGAGAAGCCGCGGAACTGGTCATCAGCAGCCGCGCCCGCCTGGCCCGCAACCTGACTACGCTGCCCTTCGTTCACCGTACGATAAAGAACGAGCGGTTCCGCGTGATCGAACAGGTGGACCGGGCGGTGCGGTCCGGCGGCGACGTGGCGCGGGCCGCGTACCTGTCGCTGATGGACACGTCGGAACTGGACCGCAAGGTGCTGGTCGAACGGCGCCTGATCAGCCCGGCCCTGGCGGATGGAACCCGTCCCGCCGGCGTGTTCGTCGGTCCCGGCGAAACCTACAGCCTCATGGTGAACGAGGAAGACCACCTGCGGCTTCAGGCCATCAGGGGCGGTCTGCAGGTGCGCGCCGCGTGGCAGGAAGCGGATAAAATCGATACCGAACTGAGTAAAACACTTGATTTTGCCTTCTCGGACGAGTTTGGTTATCTAACGACCTGTCCGAGCAATACGGGCACCGGCATGCGCCTGTCCGTGTTGATCCACCTGCCCGGCCTGACCCTTGCGGATCAGATGGATCACGTGGCGCGCGCCATGGAGGAGATCGGATTCACGGTGCGCGGACTGTACGGCGAGGGTACCGGGAGATCGGGAAACATGTACCAGGTGTCGAACCAGTGGACCCTGGGACATACCGAGCAGGAAATCGTCGAACGGCTCGACCGGGTAGCCCGGAGGCTGGCGCATTACGAAGAACGGGCCTGCGACGCGCTGATGGGCGGCGCGCGACGGCAGACGGAGGACCGGGTAGCCCGGTCGTACGGCCTGCTGAAGCATGCCCGCCTGCTGAGTGAGAAAGAAGCCCTGGATGCCCTGTCCTTGTTGAGAATGGGCGCATACCTGGGACTTCCGAATGGCATGGAGTCCACGAGGTTCAACCGGCTGCTGATATCGATACAGTCAGCCCATGTGCGGATGAACTCCGGCCGTTCCCTGACCGACGAGGAACTGGACGAGCGGCGCGCGGAGCTGGTTCGGGCGCACATGGAAAACTGA
- a CDS encoding ATP-dependent Clp protease ATP-binding subunit: MPQGNNNKFTERFKRVMHIAREEAARLQHDYIATEHLLLAFIRDGEGTAAAMLRNMGIDLEDLRQSIEEATVSQSSALTIGQVPFTPRAKQALEIAAHEANNMKSKYVGTEHLLLALVRDKQGIASQILSTYDVTFEKIKEEIQNIQSDRSVTKKDAQRSRTPFLDHFGRDLTEMARGGKLDPVIGRDKEIERVTQVLSRRKKNNPALIGEPGVGKTAIAEGLAQRIVQRNVPQILENKRVVTLDMASIVAGTKYRGQFEDRLKSLMAEITKSDEVIIFIDELHSIVGAGGAEGSLDASNIFKPALARGELQCIGATTLDEYRKHIEKDGALERRFQKVIVDQPSIEETIDMLKGLRSRFEEYHHVKYTDDALEFAVKQSDRYIKDRFLPDKAIDIIDEAGSRAQLSKMTVPDEIRDIEEQLQAIQDKKVEAAQQQEFERAAALRDRQEELQREYDEAFMAWRERVTDEVVVVTENDMAQIISSMTGIPIFRLEEQESRSLLRMEDELKKRVIGQDMAIQVLSKAIRRSRSGLKNPNRPIGSFLFLGPTGVGKTELAKILASFLFQDNDALIFIDMSEYMEKFNVSRLIGAPPGYVGFNEGGHLSEKVRRKPYSVILLDEVEKAHPDVFNILLQILDEGTLTDSNGRRVDFRNTIIIMTSNLGTRDINKAGGLGFQQEGAKVDYAKMEATVKEEVKRLFNPEFLNRLDEAVVFRQLDQSDISRIIDLQLKEINERMTERGIRISLTQSARELLSEKGYDPVYNARFMNQTIQRMLEDPLAEDLLKGKFHDGDEIRVGKKGENLTFYKAETSDSDKTPVLSESEA, encoded by the coding sequence ATGCCCCAGGGAAACAACAACAAGTTCACGGAACGGTTCAAACGGGTCATGCACATCGCCCGAGAGGAAGCCGCCAGACTTCAGCATGACTATATCGCCACTGAGCACCTGCTGCTGGCCTTCATCCGGGACGGCGAGGGGACCGCCGCGGCCATGCTGCGCAACATGGGCATCGATCTCGAAGACCTCAGGCAATCCATCGAAGAGGCCACGGTATCCCAGTCGAGTGCGCTGACCATCGGCCAGGTGCCGTTCACGCCGAGGGCGAAGCAGGCCCTGGAAATCGCCGCCCACGAAGCGAACAACATGAAATCGAAGTACGTGGGTACCGAACACCTGCTGCTCGCGCTGGTGCGGGACAAGCAGGGCATCGCGTCCCAGATCCTGTCGACCTACGACGTGACCTTTGAAAAGATCAAGGAAGAGATCCAGAACATCCAGAGCGACCGTTCCGTCACGAAGAAAGACGCCCAGCGCAGCCGGACGCCCTTTCTCGATCATTTCGGCCGTGACCTCACCGAGATGGCGCGCGGCGGCAAGCTGGATCCCGTCATCGGCCGCGACAAGGAAATCGAACGGGTCACCCAGGTCCTGAGCCGGCGCAAGAAGAACAACCCGGCGTTGATCGGAGAACCCGGCGTGGGCAAGACCGCCATCGCCGAGGGCCTCGCGCAGCGGATCGTGCAGCGCAACGTTCCTCAGATCCTGGAGAACAAGCGGGTGGTCACCCTCGACATGGCCTCCATCGTGGCCGGGACCAAGTACCGGGGACAGTTCGAGGACCGGCTGAAATCCCTCATGGCCGAGATCACCAAGTCGGATGAGGTGATCATCTTCATCGACGAACTCCATTCCATCGTCGGAGCGGGCGGCGCCGAGGGCAGTCTCGACGCCTCCAACATCTTCAAGCCGGCTCTCGCCCGGGGCGAGTTGCAATGCATCGGCGCCACGACGCTCGACGAGTACCGCAAGCACATCGAGAAGGACGGGGCGCTCGAGCGCCGGTTCCAGAAGGTGATCGTCGACCAGCCGAGCATCGAGGAAACCATCGACATGCTCAAGGGGCTGCGCAGCCGGTTCGAAGAGTACCACCACGTAAAGTACACGGACGACGCCCTCGAGTTCGCGGTAAAGCAGTCCGACCGGTACATCAAGGACCGTTTCCTCCCGGACAAGGCCATCGACATCATCGACGAGGCCGGCTCCAGGGCGCAGCTGTCCAAGATGACGGTCCCCGATGAAATCCGGGATATCGAAGAGCAGCTCCAGGCCATACAGGACAAGAAGGTGGAAGCCGCCCAGCAGCAGGAGTTCGAACGGGCGGCGGCGCTGAGAGACCGCCAGGAAGAGCTGCAGCGCGAGTACGACGAGGCCTTCATGGCCTGGCGCGAGCGGGTTACCGACGAGGTGGTGGTGGTCACGGAAAACGACATGGCGCAGATCATCTCCAGCATGACGGGCATTCCCATCTTCCGGCTCGAAGAGCAGGAATCCAGAAGCCTGCTGCGGATGGAGGACGAACTCAAGAAGCGGGTCATCGGACAGGACATGGCCATCCAGGTGCTGAGCAAGGCCATCCGGCGGTCGCGCTCCGGCCTGAAGAATCCCAACCGGCCCATAGGTTCCTTCCTTTTCCTGGGACCCACCGGCGTGGGCAAGACGGAGCTGGCCAAGATCCTGGCGTCCTTCCTCTTCCAGGACAACGACGCCCTGATCTTCATCGACATGTCCGAGTACATGGAAAAGTTCAACGTATCCCGCCTGATCGGCGCGCCCCCGGGTTACGTGGGGTTCAACGAAGGAGGGCACCTGTCGGAGAAAGTGCGGCGCAAGCCCTATTCGGTCATTCTGCTCGACGAGGTGGAGAAGGCGCATCCCGACGTATTCAACATCCTGCTGCAGATCCTGGACGAGGGGACGCTGACCGACAGCAACGGCCGCCGGGTGGACTTCCGGAACACCATTATCATCATGACGTCGAATCTGGGTACCCGGGATATCAACAAGGCCGGCGGACTCGGCTTCCAGCAGGAAGGCGCCAAGGTCGATTACGCCAAGATGGAGGCGACGGTCAAGGAAGAAGTGAAACGGCTCTTCAACCCGGAATTCCTGAACCGGCTCGACGAGGCGGTCGTGTTCCGTCAACTGGACCAGTCCGATATCTCCCGGATCATTGATCTTCAGCTCAAGGAAATCAACGAAAGGATGACCGAGCGCGGAATCAGGATCTCGCTGACGCAGAGCGCCCGGGAACTGCTGTCCGAAAAAGGTTATGATCCGGTCTACAACGCCCGGTTCATGAACCAGACCATTCAGCGCATGCTCGAGGATCCGCTTGCGGAAGATCTGCTGAAGGGCAAGTTTCACGACGGGGACGAAATCAGGGTCGGCAAAAAAGGCGAAAACCTGACGTTCTACAAGGCCGAGACCTCGGATTCCGACAAAACGCCCGTACTTTCCGAATCAGAAGCCTGA